From a single Micromonospora pallida genomic region:
- a CDS encoding phosphatase PAP2 family protein gives MVTSQTVDTWTGVPGFSEEWYRDIVEFAGRTPEPVRWFAAHFTEGSIVLLVLLFLLASGRRFGGTSRDRAATLVAPVAVVLAYGLSEWIKTLVDQERPCRALTDLVIVAGHCPPPGDWSFPSNHSTIAGALAATTLLLRPRLGLLAVPLALLAAFSRTFVGVHYPHDVVGGLLLGTLVGTVLLVTLSGPVAHLLDRRRTGPPAGTRTPTGAR, from the coding sequence ATGGTGACGTCACAGACGGTAGACACCTGGACGGGCGTGCCGGGGTTCAGTGAGGAGTGGTACCGGGACATCGTCGAGTTCGCCGGCCGTACCCCCGAACCCGTGCGGTGGTTCGCCGCGCACTTCACCGAGGGATCGATCGTCCTGCTCGTCCTGCTGTTCCTGCTGGCCTCCGGGCGGCGTTTCGGCGGGACGTCCCGTGACAGGGCGGCGACGCTGGTCGCCCCGGTGGCGGTGGTCCTCGCCTACGGCCTCAGCGAGTGGATCAAGACCCTGGTCGACCAGGAACGTCCCTGCCGGGCGTTGACCGACCTGGTCATCGTGGCCGGCCACTGTCCACCGCCCGGGGACTGGTCCTTCCCGAGCAACCACTCCACGATCGCCGGGGCGCTGGCGGCCACCACCCTCCTCCTCCGGCCCCGGCTGGGGCTGCTGGCCGTCCCGTTGGCGCTGCTGGCCGCGTTCTCCCGCACCTTCGTCGGGGTGCACTACCCGCACGACGTGGTCGGCGGGTTGCTGCTCGGCACGCTGGTCGGCACAGTCCTGCTGGTGACGTTGTCCGGCCCGGTCGCCCACCTCCTCGACCGTCGCCGCACCGGACCACCGGCCGGGACCCGGACCCCCACCGGAGCCCGCTAG